tacataattcaaaataaatacaatgttaGAAtataacatttgatttttttccccacaaatactgcttcaatgctttttaaaaatataaatgtattactacattccccccaaccccgccccacCTCATTTTTTCCTGGTGTCCTGCTTTGCTAGTGGTTAAGCACATGCCTAGTCAGCCTGTTGCTAGATCCAAGCCATATACTTAGAAACCAGAACACATTTTTACAAGTAACATCCCCCTATGATGTTTGTTACTATACGTCCCCAAAGTGACATtgcatattttcaaatacagatgTTCCCGTTGGTGTCTTGTCCTACAGGCAAGATAACTTAAGTTAGTGCAGGGTTCAGCTTAAGGGCTGGAGATTCCAAACCCCTGTTTAAATTCTACCCCTGAACCCTTGGATAGCCTTGATCAGATACTTTACGTATGCTTGGATGACTTTTCTTGCTTGTATAATGTACTTAGTTGTCCCagtttttggaaaacttttttaGTAGTTACTGTAAATGATAACGCTCACTTACCGTAGAGGTATAGACAAAAGCAGGTTCTGCTCCAGGGCCAGGTTGGAGAGCTGGAAACACCTTTGCAGGGCTCCAGCTTCAAACAAGCTGACAATGTTGTTGTCCAGAAACAAATGTTTCAAATCTCGGAGGTCCTTGAAGTCTTGTGCTGTAACTTTCTGAATCAGATTGTTGCTGATATCAAGCTTTTGTAGCCTTGCTGGTAGTCTGAGGGGCAACGTTTGAAGCTGGTTTTGGGACAGCTCAAGGGTAGTTAAATTGGCAAGGAGCTGTGCCCCATCTATGGAAGAGAGTGAGTTTTCTGACAGGTAAAGATGGGAAAGATTCTCCAAATGTTTCATATCTTGAAACCTTACCACTTTGAGCCggtttctctccatttttaatgAGAGCAAGGATTTGGGCAGGTTAATAGGAATTTTAGTCAGAAAGTTACTACTGAAACTGAGAAACTGCAAAGACTGAAGAGAAGTGAAGAAGCTAGCTGGTATGAGATGTAGCTTATTATTCTCCATGCTCAGATGTTCCAGATGGGGAAGTGCCAGTGGTCCATTCACAGACTCGATATTGTTGCTGTCCAACACCAAGCTTTGCAAACTGACAAGAGAAGAGAGCAtgctgggagggagagaagagatcaGATTGTTTTTCAGTTcaaggatttttaatttcttcagtccTTCAAAATCAGATCTGTGAAGGACATATATTGAATTATCATTTAGTTTTAACACTTCAAGACTGGCTGGGAGAGCACTGGGGACCTGTCTTAACTTATTTTTCCAGAGTTCCAAGGTCTTCAAAGTACTCAGAGTCTTGAAAGTGTCATTTTCTACCGACTCTGTTCCACTGGCCAGCAGAATAAAATCTTCTAGAGCTGACATTTGGGCGAAGTTAGACAGCTACAAAAAATTCAGGGATGGGGAATGGGGGAGAAAAGCAGTAATTAGAattattgtaagaaaaaaaaagccatatacGTTATCATTCAATACTAATGATACTTCAGATTTCCCTTCAGGATCTATTTAAATATCTCTTGGAAATGGATAGAAACTCAGGTTCTgaccatttttattcatttgttaacaGTATAAcatgtctaaaatattttaagcactttCACACACTATTGGTAGACATAAAGTTGGCCAACTTTTGCTGCGTATTCTTTGACCCAGCAAATTTACTTCTAGGTAGAAGTACTTAAAAATTGCACAATGATTTATGCAATAGGCTGTTCTTGGTTGCATCAtcttataatagccaaaaaagaaacaatctggAAATATTTCACCAAACTATTAACTAGAGTTTCTAACTCTAGGAGATAAAATTATAAGGAATTTTCATTATCTATCTACATTTTGcaatgtttagatttttttaaattataaattacctttttaacaatttaagcattaaaagtaaaaaaaattttaatgtcctAGATGCTGCTATCAATAGAATGGGCCtatcagaaaaacattttcaactGTATAATTGTTTGGAAAACTAGCCTCGTTGTTCCTACCGGCCAATTTATGCTTCACTGAtgaaaaagggtcatgaagaaacAAACAGGATACATGTGTCTCCATCTCTGTAGAGCAAGGAGTCCATTCATGCATATATCCCAGACCTAATGCTATTCCTCTCCTAGATTTTAGAAATTACCAAATCTGCTGTACTTTCTCCATGGTTTGCAAGTTCAAGCACCCCTATCTCTCCACATATCCTCCAAACTCCTCCTAGGTGGACATCCACCTCTTTTCTAGGATGATGTAATTTGGTATTTGGTTCTCAGAGTAAAATCATGTTTAGGCAAAAAGAGGAATTGTTCCAGATTTTCCTGAGCTTGATAAATCTTCACAAAACTTTCAACCTGCTTTAGAATTCAATTAAGCTGGAATTTTCAGTGCACACTTTTATGTCTTACTATCTACAGTTTCTAAATGTTGGATTTAATTGTGAAGTTGAGCTCTTTTGTAACATCAATACATGATTAATACCTTAAAAGTGGGTTAATTTTGCATCACATATTTGTTACAGGTATTTATATTCTGGGAAGACACGTGATGTGaattatggtatattttaaagtatttcctaATATGATATTCTAGCTGAAGAATCTCATGTTAAAAACTCcataaacagatattttaaattataatagttTTGATAGCTGCCTTGGCTTATATATTGCTACTAACATTtgatattttcttaatgattaatCAGATGTATTAATTAGTCTTAATCCCAAGatcaatagcttttttttttgcatttgttgagcatctacaaGTTCCAAGTACTTTTTTATGTGTTATCATTAATTCTCCTAATAACCCTGAAAGTTTGTTATCGTCAAACTTGAAAGTTTGTTATCGTCAAACTTGAAAGAGTTGAGAATTTCAACAGTCTCCAAATTGGACTCCAAAGCCCTTTCTTCCTCAACTCATcattttctaatacattttcCATTGCCTGTGGTCTATaattaatgtttttcaaaaaagacTCAAGATCTGGACACAGATCATAGAGttttagaaaagcagaaattttAGAGATTATCTAGTCCAAATCTTCCATACAAGGAatgatgccaaaaaaaaaattaaatgacctgTCCAAGATTCAGTGTTGTTTAATCTGTTCTTCATCCTGAAGTACCTTTTTCTAGGCTTTCTTCCATGTAAAGTCATATTTGACTCTACACATAGCTTTTCACCTTTGGGACTGTTGATCTCCCACAAAAAAGACCTTGGTGTTGCAAATGCTTCTACTTCTATCTGAGTGACCACAGACCCTAAAAGATTGCTGACTATGTAGCAAGTCTCAGAGATGACATGGATCTGAATGGACAATTTCTATGGGGACTAGACAAAGAGTGGTGTCAGAGCTTCAAtttgtcttcatttctatttGTAAAGTATATAGACTAGCTAATAGTAAATATAGGTCATTTTCTTAACTGAATCCAGTGAATAGTTGTTTCCTATTATTAAGCATAGAGAACCTTTGCTCTTTATCAGGTCAATGCAGATTACTTTTGATTATTATTAGTTAAAATGGCcaccattggggcttccctggtggcgcagtggttgagagtccacctgccggacTCTCTGCACTCTGCacgaacacgggttcgtgccccggtccgggaagatcccacatgccgcggagcggctgggcccgtgagccatggccgctgagcctgcgcgtccacagcctgtgctgcacaatgggagaggccacaacagtgag
The genomic region above belongs to Phocoena sinus isolate mPhoSin1 chromosome 12, mPhoSin1.pri, whole genome shotgun sequence and contains:
- the LOC116763208 gene encoding nephrocan-like; this encodes MCLLYAFFVLLSLSYGFDPNCPGRCSCDSEQSVQCYRLTEVPSGIPSTTKKLYVSHSKIQHLQLSNFAQMSALEDFILLASGTESVENDTFKTLSTLKTLELWKNKLRQVPSALPASLEVLKLNDNSIYVLHRSDFEGLKKLKILELKNNLISSLPPSMLSSLVSLQSLVLDSNNIESVNGPLALPHLEHLSMENNKLHLIPASFFTSLQSLQFLSFSSNFLTKIPINLPKSLLSLKMERNRLKVVRFQDMKHLENLSHLYLSENSLSSIDGAQLLANLTTLELSQNQLQTLPLRLPARLQKLDISNNLIQKVTAQDFKDLRDLKHLFLDNNIVSLFEAGALQRCFQLSNLALEQNLLLSIPLRLPATLARLDLKGNAIQDIAERELKDLKQLQVLNLRNNKISALDLKALEVLPRLRHLYLDGNPWNCTCSLLRAREVLKAKGTDVRGGQCAAPAERQGESWMSSKKIMRQCEHHLHLTEKSKETKKKPKPEEHSSIRINVDDDYYDYEVD